Proteins found in one Neurospora crassa OR74A linkage group II, whole genome shotgun sequence genomic segment:
- a CDS encoding zinc-binding alcohol dehydrogenase: MSGTDYKFEGWLGFDKSSAHGNMQWGEFEPKPWEETDIDIKIECCGVCGSDIHTLRSGWGPTNYPCCVGHEVVGTVVRAGSKVEGGIKVGDRVGVGAQSDACRNRTDKHCKICADGNYNYCRVHHVGTYNGVYMNGGKSYGGYATYQRVPSFFAVKIPESMPSSHAAPMLCAGVTTYAPLKFHGVGPGKRVGVIGLGGLGHFGVMWAKALGADEVVVISRSSSKKADAMAMGATGFIATGEDPEWLNKNRSSLDIILCTASSADMPFNDYLFLLDLDGVFIQVGAPDDDLPRIKQMALIFNRIKLTGSLIGSPDDIREMFQLAVDKKVQPWISEIPMKEANKAIVDFEDGKPRYRFVLKNEDYTPVQA; this comes from the exons ATGTCTGGCACCGATTACAAGTTCGAAGGCTGGCTCGGCTTTGACAAGAGCTCTGCCCATGGCAACATGCAGTGGGGCGAGTTCGAGCCCAAGCCCTGGGAGGAGACCGATATTGATATCAAGATCGAGTGCTGCGGCGTCTGCGGTTCCGACATTCACACTCTGAGGAGCGGTTGG GGCCCTACCAACTACCCTTGCTGCGTCGGTCACGAGGTTGTCGGTACCGTCGTCCGTGCTGGTTCCAAGGTTGAGGGCGGCATCAAGGTCGGCGAccgtgttggtgttggtgctcAGAGCGATGCCTGCCGCAACCGCACCGACAAGCACTGCAAGATCTGCGCCGACGGCAACTACAACTACTGCCGCGTCCACCACGTTGGTACCTACAACGGTGTCTACATGAACGGCGGCAAGTCTTACGGCGGTTACGCTACCTACCAGCGTGTCCCCTCTTTCTTCGCCGTCAAGATTCCCGAGTCGATGCCCTCTTCTCACGCCGCCCCCATGCTTTGCGCCGGTGTCACCACCTACGCTCCCCTCAAGTTCCACGGTGTCGGCCCCGGCAAGCGCGTCGGTGTCATCGGTCTCGGTGGTCTCGGCCACTTTGGTGTGATGTGGGCCAAGGCCCTCGGCGCCGATGAGGTCGTTGTCATCTCCCGCAGCTCCAGCAAGAAGGCGGATGCCATGGCCATGGGTGCTACCGGCTTCATCGCCACTGGCGAGGACCCCGAGTGGCTCAACAAGAACAGGTCGTCTCTCGACATCATTCTCTgcaccgcctcctccgccgatATGCCCTTCAACGActacctcttccttctcgacCTCGATGGTGTCTTCATCCAGGTCGGCGCCCCCGACGATGATCTCCCCCGCATCAAGCAGATGGCCCTCATCTTCAACCGCATCAAGCTCACCGGTTCCCTCATCGGCTCGCCCGACGATATCCGCGAGATGTTCCAGCTCGCGGTTGACAAGAAGGTCCAGCCCTGGATCAGCGAGATCCCCATGAAGGAGGCCAACAAGGCCATTGTCGACTTCGAGGACGGCAAGCCCAGGTACCGTTTCGTCCTCAAGAACGAGGACTACACTCCTGTTCAGGCTTAG